One window from the genome of Nicotiana tomentosiformis chromosome 5, ASM39032v3, whole genome shotgun sequence encodes:
- the LOC104116597 gene encoding proline transporter 2-like has protein sequence MEDEHNNGVYGQSPSSRKEKTEDQHSVVIPDTAHQVSNDSWFQVGVVLSMGVNSAYALGYSGTIMVPLGWIGGVVGLVLSTIVSLYASALMAKLHEVGGKRHIRYRDLAGFLYGRTAYMLIWALQYANLFLINIGYVIMSGSALKAFYIIFRDDHQLKLPHFIAIAGLACILFAIATPHLSALRVWLGFSTLFMILYLSIAFALSVKDGVKASPRDYSIPGSGDNKIWAIIGATGNLFFAFNTGMIPEIQATIRQPVVRNMVKALNFQFSVGVVPMHAVTYIGYWAYGSGVSSYLLNNVHGPDWLLGVAHLSAFFQAIITLHIFASPTYEFLDTKYGIKGSALAPRNLAFRLFVRGGYLIMTTFLSALLPFLGNFMSLTGAISTIPLTFILPNHMYLVAKKNKLSSLQKSWHWLNILVFGCISVAAFVAALKLTILQTQTYHVFADL, from the exons ATGGAAGATGAACATAATAACGGTGTTTATGGGCAAAGCCCTTCTTCTCGTAAGGAGAAAACAGAGGATCAGCACTCTGTTGTGATTCCTGATACTGCCCATCAAGTCAGCAACG ACTCATGGTTTCAGGTGGGAGTTGTTCTGAGCATGGGTGTCAACAGCGCGTATGCACTAGGATATTCTGGCACAATCATGGTTCCTCTAGGTTGGATTGGCGGTGTAGTTGGTTTAGTTTTGTCCACAATTGTCTCTTTGTATGCAAGTGCTCTTATGGCTAAGCTCCACGAAGTTGGAGGGAAGAGGCATATCAGATATAGAGACCTCGCCGGATTTTTGTATG GTCGGACTGCTTATATGCTTATATGGGCATTACAATATGCAAATCTCTTCTTGATAAATATTGGATATGTCATCATGAGCGGTTCAGCCTTAAAG GCTTTCTATATTATCTTTAGGGATGACCATCAGCTAAAGCTGCCACACTTTATAGCAATAGCTGGATTAGCATGCATCCTCTTCGCCATTGCAACACCGCATTTATCAGCACTGAGGGTTTGGCTCGGGTTTTCAACACTGTTTATGATACTGTATCTCAGCATAGCATTTGCGTTGTCTGTTAAAGATG GTGTAAAGGCTTCTCCTAGGGACTATAGCATTCCAGGATCAGGAGACAACAAAATTTGGGCAATTATTGGTGCGACTGGAAACCTTTTCTTTGCATTTAACACTGGAATGATCCCAGAGATACAG GCTACAATCAGACAACCTGTCGTTCGAAACATGGTGAAAGCTCTTAACTTTCAGTTTTCAGTGGGAGTTGTTCCCATGCATGCTGTTACTTACATTGGGTATTGGGCTTATGGATCTGGCGTTTCATCCTACTTGCTCAACAATGTCCATGGTCCAGATTGGTTGTTGGGAGTTGCTCACTTATCTGCCTTCTTCCAAGCTATCATTACCTTGCAT ATATTTGCAAGTCCAACATATGAGTTTCTAGATACTAAATATGGAATCAAAGGAAGCGCCTTGGCTCCGCGCAATCTTGCATTCAGACTGTTCGTCAGGGGTGGTTACCTTATCATGACCACTTTCCTATCAGCTTTGCTACCTTTCCTGGGAAACTTCATGAGCCTTACTGGTGCTATCAGCACAATTCCGCTCACGTTCATACTCCCAAACCACATGTACCTTGTCGCAAAGAAAAACAAGTTATCAAGCTTACAGAAGAGTTGGCATTGGCTAAATATTCTGGTCTTTGGTTGCATATCAGTTGCTGCATTTGTAGCTGCCTTGAAGCTTACCATACTACAGACTCAAACTTACCATGTCTTTGCTGATTTATAG